In the genome of Hymenobacter cellulosivorans, one region contains:
- a CDS encoding LytR/AlgR family response regulator transcription factor, with the protein MLRCLIVDDEPMARKLLADYVEKVPFLTLHAACASPLAALQELSSHPIDLLLLDVQMPELTGLALLKILPRQPLVILTTAYSEYALESYDLDVVDYLLKPITLERFLRAVHKAQARLLPGAAVAAGPVAPLPAAPAAAESSPFLFVKDGTRLVKIRQTDILFVEGLKDYVAIHTRQQRIVSLQRLKTLEQQLPATHFVRIHHSYIVSLEGIDAVFKDKVQIGSRFLPVSESYRKAFRSFIDPSSQ; encoded by the coding sequence ATGCTGCGCTGCCTGATTGTGGACGATGAGCCGATGGCCCGGAAGCTGCTCGCCGATTACGTGGAGAAAGTGCCGTTTCTGACCCTGCACGCGGCCTGCGCCAGCCCGCTGGCGGCTCTGCAGGAGCTCAGCAGCCACCCCATCGACCTGCTGCTGCTCGACGTGCAAATGCCCGAGCTGACCGGTCTGGCCCTGCTCAAGATTCTGCCCCGCCAGCCCCTGGTGATTCTGACCACGGCCTACTCCGAATACGCTCTGGAAAGCTACGACCTCGACGTGGTCGACTACTTGCTCAAGCCCATCACGCTGGAGCGGTTTCTGCGGGCCGTGCACAAGGCCCAGGCCCGGCTGCTGCCCGGCGCCGCAGTAGCAGCCGGCCCGGTGGCGCCCCTTCCCGCCGCTCCGGCCGCTGCCGAGTCCTCGCCGTTTCTGTTCGTGAAGGATGGCACCCGCCTCGTCAAGATCCGGCAGACCGACATCCTGTTTGTGGAAGGCCTCAAGGACTACGTGGCCATTCACACCCGGCAGCAGCGCATCGTGAGCCTGCAGCGGCTCAAGACCCTGGAGCAGCAGCTGCCCGCCACCCACTTCGTCCGCATTCACCACTCCTACATCGTAAGCCTGGAGGGTATCGACGCCGTGTTCAAAGACAAGGTGCAGATCGGCAGCCGGTTTCTGCCCGTGAGCGAGTCCTACCGCAAAGCCTTCCGCAGCTTCATCGACCCCAGTTCCCAGTAG
- a CDS encoding Atg14 domain-containing protein — protein MATPDFTQLGGSTEAERRSFWSRPEGVLGLVVLAGLVGTGLFYFNEVVKFLIEVAQNTLHLAFLLGALGVLIFLVTSRDIRTGLFFLFKTLMRKITGLIIQLDPIAILKIYIEDLKQKRQKMQGQIDTLAGQLAKLNKKINENNEEIKQKFAEANKATSMAAKPGMKEAAQLATIEGAGLQQMNEKLLPLQRNIKMVLAFMEKVNQSADYIIKETEIKVRLKEVEYKIVKESSNALRTAVSIFKGDPDKKFYFDESMEYIQDDMSQKLGEMKRAMDMSMDFINSVDVQNGILSDKGEAMLQAYNQGEFKLVTLDAKPEVPAPSSSEPYPAKDAGYRDLLN, from the coding sequence TGGCAACTCCTGACTTTACGCAGCTTGGCGGCTCTACGGAAGCCGAGCGACGCTCCTTCTGGTCGCGCCCCGAGGGCGTGCTGGGCCTGGTAGTGCTGGCCGGCCTGGTCGGCACGGGCCTGTTTTACTTTAATGAGGTGGTCAAGTTTCTCATTGAGGTGGCACAGAACACGCTGCACCTGGCTTTTTTGCTAGGCGCGCTCGGGGTCCTCATCTTTCTGGTGACCAGCCGCGACATTCGCACCGGCCTGTTCTTTTTGTTTAAGACGCTGATGCGCAAAATTACCGGTCTTATCATTCAGCTCGACCCCATTGCCATCCTCAAGATCTACATCGAAGACCTCAAGCAGAAGCGCCAGAAGATGCAGGGCCAGATTGATACCCTGGCCGGGCAGCTGGCCAAGCTCAATAAGAAGATCAACGAGAACAACGAGGAAATCAAGCAGAAATTCGCCGAGGCCAACAAAGCGACCAGCATGGCCGCCAAGCCCGGCATGAAGGAAGCCGCCCAGCTGGCTACCATCGAAGGTGCGGGCCTGCAGCAGATGAACGAGAAGCTGCTGCCCTTGCAGCGCAACATCAAGATGGTGCTGGCCTTCATGGAAAAGGTAAACCAGAGTGCCGACTATATCATCAAGGAAACCGAAATCAAGGTCCGCCTCAAGGAAGTGGAGTACAAGATTGTAAAGGAAAGCTCCAACGCCCTGCGCACCGCCGTGAGCATCTTCAAGGGCGACCCCGACAAGAAGTTCTACTTCGACGAGTCGATGGAGTACATCCAGGACGACATGAGCCAGAAGCTGGGCGAAATGAAGCGGGCCATGGATATGTCGATGGACTTTATCAACTCTGTGGACGTGCAAAACGGCATCCTCTCCGACAAGGGCGAGGCCATGCTGCAGGCCTACAACCAGGGCGAGTTCAAGCTCGTGACCCTCGACGCCAAGCCCGAAGTGCCGGCCCCCAGCAGCTCCGAGCCCTACCCCGCCAAAGACGCCGGCTACCGCGACCTGCTCAACTAA
- a CDS encoding RagB/SusD family nutrient uptake outer membrane protein translates to MKTLFSYKTALGLCAALLALGTTSCDKEKLSPIPTTLTPADVAFDNPSRVLLQVNNMYSWVKAGQFLGGRYQIFSDIRANDFLNRTSNGVTGLAVWNHTLTETSQNDVVNTWVAGYAAINQINVFLARLDENAAKFTTTPFPADYTATVTQYRAEGQLLRALTYYSLLQLYARPFTDGAGSKPGLPLRLQAEMDFGNNDLARSSVAEVYAQILKDLDFAEQNLPLSQTSALLNVTRAHRNTAIALKTRVYLSMGRYADVIREADKIVSATAPFTAPTGVRHTLTASVANVFAAPQETLESILSFPFSAQNQPGTQNQLAYYYLPAPLGNGEYSLNTGAGSTLANPAFKATDERRTSLVTVVNNVSYLRKYPNGAPYTDKAPVIRYAEVLLSLAEARFRTNGGADPQALALLNAVSQRSNGTLYTAFATSEAAVDAVLIERRIEFLGEGIRNIDIMRLNAPIPGKGSVSAVTPSDVLYVWPIPAAELATNKLMTRN, encoded by the coding sequence ATGAAGACTCTTTTTTCTTATAAAACCGCCCTCGGCCTTTGCGCCGCGCTGCTGGCTCTGGGCACAACTTCGTGCGACAAAGAAAAGCTTTCCCCCATTCCCACTACGCTGACTCCGGCCGACGTGGCGTTTGATAACCCAAGCCGGGTACTGCTGCAGGTCAACAATATGTACTCCTGGGTAAAGGCCGGTCAATTCCTGGGTGGCCGCTACCAGATTTTTAGCGACATCCGGGCCAACGACTTCCTGAACCGGACCTCCAACGGGGTAACCGGCCTGGCAGTATGGAACCACACGCTGACGGAAACCTCGCAGAACGACGTAGTCAACACCTGGGTTGCCGGCTACGCCGCTATCAACCAGATCAACGTGTTTTTGGCCCGGCTCGACGAAAATGCCGCCAAGTTCACGACCACGCCCTTCCCGGCCGATTATACGGCTACTGTAACTCAGTACCGGGCCGAGGGGCAGTTGCTGCGGGCCCTGACGTACTACTCGCTGCTGCAGCTGTACGCCCGGCCTTTCACTGATGGAGCGGGCAGCAAGCCCGGCCTGCCGCTACGCCTGCAGGCCGAAATGGACTTTGGCAATAACGACCTGGCCCGCAGCAGCGTGGCCGAGGTATACGCTCAGATTCTGAAAGACCTGGACTTCGCGGAGCAAAACCTGCCGCTGAGCCAGACCAGTGCGTTGCTGAACGTGACCCGTGCCCACCGTAACACGGCTATTGCTCTGAAAACGCGGGTGTACCTGAGCATGGGCCGCTACGCAGATGTTATCCGGGAAGCCGATAAGATTGTGTCGGCTACCGCGCCGTTCACGGCCCCAACCGGCGTGCGCCATACGCTGACAGCCTCGGTAGCCAACGTATTTGCTGCTCCGCAGGAAACGCTGGAAAGCATTCTGAGCTTCCCGTTCTCAGCCCAAAACCAGCCCGGCACCCAAAACCAGTTGGCGTACTATTATCTGCCCGCTCCCCTGGGTAATGGGGAGTACAGTCTGAACACTGGAGCCGGCAGCACCCTGGCTAACCCGGCTTTTAAGGCCACCGATGAGCGCCGCACCAGCCTAGTTACGGTGGTTAATAATGTGTCGTATCTGCGCAAGTACCCCAACGGAGCTCCGTACACCGATAAGGCCCCGGTTATCCGTTACGCCGAGGTATTGCTGAGCCTGGCCGAAGCCCGCTTCCGTACCAACGGCGGTGCCGACCCGCAGGCTTTGGCTCTACTTAACGCTGTGTCGCAGCGTTCCAATGGCACCTTGTACACGGCTTTTGCTACTTCAGAAGCTGCGGTTGATGCGGTATTAATCGAGCGCCGCATCGAGTTTTTGGGCGAAGGTATCCGCAACATCGACATCATGCGCCTGAACGCACCGATTCCCGGCAAGGGCTCGGTTAGTGCTGTCACCCCTTCCGACGTGCTGTACGTGTGGCCCATCCCGGCGGCGGAACTAGCAACTAACAAGCTGATGACGCGCAACTAG
- a CDS encoding DUF3108 domain-containing protein has protein sequence MKLPGLLLALALTGTAHAQATAPSATDTLLLNPRRSVDGQLIRPFSARYTMLMRQAGQEKPVGSVATSYEYLSRPGQELALKRSVISFPTGVIVDSGTVDRRTLYPQAHRSHQPNGRTLALDFAGARVTGFNQVGTQRTAVDLTTPAALFDSFSADLVVQALPLRAGQAFKFAQYVYEKGGQDWVQGRIIGARTLPSPDGRTSQPAWVVQTFGKDQSTVTYWLDASTRRLLQVEFVQAGRELIMRQAE, from the coding sequence ATGAAACTTCCCGGCTTACTGCTGGCCTTGGCCCTGACGGGTACCGCCCACGCCCAAGCGACGGCGCCCTCCGCCACCGACACGCTGCTGCTCAACCCGCGCCGCAGTGTGGATGGGCAGCTCATCCGGCCCTTCTCTGCCCGCTACACCATGCTCATGCGCCAAGCGGGACAGGAAAAGCCTGTCGGCAGCGTGGCTACCTCCTACGAGTACCTCTCCCGGCCGGGGCAAGAGTTGGCCCTCAAGCGCTCCGTCATTTCCTTTCCTACCGGCGTTATCGTCGACAGCGGCACCGTGGACCGCCGCACCCTCTACCCCCAGGCCCACCGCTCCCACCAACCCAACGGCCGCACCCTGGCCCTGGACTTTGCCGGTGCCCGCGTCACGGGCTTCAACCAGGTGGGCACCCAACGCACCGCCGTCGACCTGACGACCCCGGCCGCTCTGTTCGACTCCTTTTCCGCCGACTTGGTGGTGCAGGCCCTGCCGCTGCGGGCCGGGCAGGCCTTTAAGTTTGCCCAGTACGTGTACGAAAAAGGCGGGCAAGACTGGGTGCAGGGCCGTATCATCGGAGCTCGGACCCTGCCCTCCCCCGACGGCAGGACCAGCCAGCCGGCCTGGGTGGTGCAAACCTTTGGCAAGGACCAAAGCACCGTCACCTACTGGCTCGACGCCTCCACCCGCCGGCTGCTCCAGGTCGAGTTCGTGCAGGCTGGTCGGGAGCTGATTATGCGGCAGGCGGAATAA
- a CDS encoding sensor histidine kinase, with translation MLGLLRRHRVLLLHLSFWGVYFSFYFYQISREAGWRLALANSLVPLASNALIGYLNFFYLLPRGLRRQQLGRYLLELAAPFTLVVALRVWVQRQLAVGQMQQSYMESGAFVLSVVVGSLFIVAFLSMLHFVVGWFALDARTKALENEQLTAELKLLKAQINPHFLFNTLNNLYYLAYTQSPNTPEVVAKLAQMMRYMIYESNHATVALSQEIEYMQNYISLEKLRLNAPIPVRFDVEGPTDGVRIAPLLLITFLENAFKHGVSTTDPQAWVTVLIHLHGAECSCTVANGRPPHPAPAPTTAGTGLQNLHRRLALHYPGRYALRVDDSPTEYRVHLTLTLT, from the coding sequence ATGCTCGGGCTTCTTCGCCGCCACCGGGTGCTGCTGCTGCACCTCTCGTTCTGGGGCGTCTACTTTTCGTTTTACTTCTACCAGATCAGCCGGGAGGCAGGCTGGCGGCTGGCCTTGGCCAATTCGCTGGTGCCGCTGGCGAGCAACGCCCTGATCGGCTACCTCAACTTCTTTTACCTGCTGCCCCGGGGGCTGCGGCGGCAGCAGCTGGGGCGCTACTTGCTGGAGCTGGCCGCTCCCTTTACCCTGGTGGTAGCGCTGCGGGTGTGGGTACAGCGGCAGCTGGCAGTGGGGCAGATGCAGCAGAGCTACATGGAGTCGGGGGCCTTCGTGCTGTCGGTGGTGGTGGGCAGCTTGTTCATCGTGGCTTTCCTGAGCATGCTGCACTTTGTGGTGGGCTGGTTTGCCCTCGACGCCCGCACCAAGGCCCTGGAAAACGAGCAGCTGACGGCCGAGCTTAAGCTGCTCAAGGCCCAGATCAACCCGCACTTTCTCTTTAACACGCTCAACAACCTCTACTACCTGGCCTATACCCAGTCGCCCAACACGCCGGAGGTGGTAGCCAAGCTGGCCCAGATGATGCGCTACATGATTTACGAGTCGAACCACGCCACCGTGGCCCTCAGCCAGGAAATCGAATACATGCAGAACTACATCAGCCTGGAAAAGCTGCGGCTCAACGCCCCCATACCGGTGCGGTTTGATGTGGAGGGCCCCACCGACGGGGTGCGCATTGCCCCGCTGCTGCTGATTACCTTTCTGGAAAATGCCTTCAAGCACGGCGTAAGCACCACCGACCCCCAGGCCTGGGTCACGGTGCTTATTCATTTGCACGGCGCAGAGTGCAGCTGCACCGTGGCCAACGGCCGTCCGCCGCACCCGGCTCCGGCCCCGACCACCGCCGGTACGGGCCTGCAAAACCTGCACCGCCGCCTGGCCCTGCACTACCCCGGCCGGTACGCGCTGCGCGTAGACGACAGCCCTACGGAATACCGCGTCCACCTCACCCTAACCCTGACCTGA